The following proteins are encoded in a genomic region of Streptomyces sp. NBC_01723:
- the ftsQ gene encoding cell division protein FtsQ: MAGPTTAERGERQQESSGPPRARRFGPPRLRTIIITAVSLALVAGGTVWVLYGSNWTRVDGVSVSGTRVLTPAQVREAADVPVGEPLVSIDTEAVEARLRRKLPRIDEVDVERSWPHGIGLKVTERTPVLIVQKGKNFVEVDDEGVRFATVSRAPKGVPALELEPDRSGSAGASLRRFDDDRLVREAVRVAGRLPAAVARDARRVEVRSYDDISVELSGERTVAWGSGEQGTDKARALTALMKATPKARHFDVSVPTAPASSAS, translated from the coding sequence GTGGCCGGACCGACCACCGCCGAGCGCGGGGAACGCCAGCAGGAGTCGTCCGGCCCGCCCCGCGCGCGCCGGTTCGGCCCGCCCCGCCTTCGTACGATCATCATCACGGCCGTCTCTCTCGCCCTTGTCGCGGGCGGCACCGTCTGGGTGCTCTACGGCTCGAACTGGACTCGCGTGGACGGCGTGTCCGTCTCCGGAACGCGGGTCCTCACCCCCGCGCAGGTGCGCGAGGCCGCCGACGTGCCCGTCGGTGAACCCCTGGTCTCCATCGACACCGAGGCGGTCGAGGCGCGACTGCGCCGGAAATTGCCCCGCATTGACGAGGTCGACGTCGAGCGTTCCTGGCCGCACGGAATCGGACTGAAAGTGACGGAGCGCACCCCGGTTCTGATTGTCCAAAAGGGTAAAAACTTCGTGGAAGTGGACGATGAAGGCGTCCGATTCGCCACGGTTTCCCGGGCCCCCAAAGGCGTGCCGGCACTGGAATTGGAGCCCGACCGTTCCGGCTCGGCCGGGGCGAGTCTGCGTCGCTTCGACGACGACCGTCTGGTGCGGGAGGCGGTACGGGTGGCTGGCCGCCTCCCGGCCGCGGTCGCCCGGGACGCACGCCGCGTCGAGGTCCGTTCCTACGACGACATCTCAGTGGAGTTGAGCGGCGAGCGGACCGTGGCGTGGGGGAGCGGCGAACAGGGTACGGACAAAGCCCGTGCGCTCACCGCGCTGATGAAAGCGACGCCCAAGGCGCGGCACTTCGACGTGAGTGTTCCCACCGCCCCCGCGTCATCGGCGAGTTGA
- the murG gene encoding undecaprenyldiphospho-muramoylpentapeptide beta-N-acetylglucosaminyltransferase — MHVVLAGGGTAGHIEPALALADALRRQDPTVGITALGTERGLETRLVPERGYELALIPAVPLPRKPTPELITVPGRLRGTIKATEQILERTKADAVAGFGGYVALPAYLAAKRLGVPIVVHEANARPGLANKIGSRYASQVAVSTPDSKLRNSRYIGIPLRRSIATLDRAAARPEARAMFGLDPNLPTLLVTGGSQGARRLNEVIQQVAPWLQQAGIQILHAVGPKNELPQVHQMPGMPPYIPVSYLDRMDLAYAAADMMLCRAGAMTVAELSAVGLPAAYVPLPIGNGEQRLNAQPVVKAGGGLLVDDAELTPEWLQQNVLPVLADPHRLYEMSRAAAEFGRRDADDLLVGMVYEAIAARAHR; from the coding sequence GTGCATGTCGTACTCGCCGGCGGAGGAACCGCGGGCCACATCGAGCCCGCGCTCGCCCTCGCGGACGCCCTGCGCAGGCAGGATCCGACCGTGGGGATCACGGCCCTGGGCACGGAACGCGGCCTGGAGACCCGCCTGGTGCCCGAGCGGGGTTACGAGCTGGCGCTGATCCCGGCCGTACCGCTGCCACGCAAGCCCACCCCGGAGCTGATCACCGTCCCGGGCCGGCTGCGCGGGACGATCAAGGCGACCGAGCAGATCCTGGAGCGCACCAAGGCGGACGCCGTGGCCGGCTTCGGCGGTTACGTGGCGCTGCCCGCCTACCTCGCGGCCAAGCGGCTCGGTGTGCCGATCGTGGTGCACGAGGCCAACGCCCGCCCCGGCCTGGCCAACAAGATCGGCTCGCGCTACGCCAGCCAGGTCGCCGTCTCCACCCCTGACAGCAAGCTGCGCAACTCCCGCTACATCGGCATCCCGCTGCGCCGCTCCATCGCCACCCTGGACCGGGCCGCCGCCCGTCCCGAGGCCCGCGCGATGTTCGGGCTCGACCCCAACCTGCCGACCCTGCTGGTCACCGGCGGCTCGCAGGGCGCCCGCCGCCTCAACGAGGTGATCCAGCAGGTCGCGCCCTGGCTCCAGCAGGCGGGCATCCAGATCCTGCACGCGGTCGGCCCCAAGAACGAACTGCCGCAGGTCCACCAGATGCCGGGGATGCCCCCGTACATCCCGGTAAGTTATCTGGACCGGATGGACCTCGCGTACGCCGCCGCCGACATGATGCTCTGCCGCGCGGGCGCGATGACCGTCGCCGAACTCTCCGCCGTCGGGCTCCCGGCCGCCTACGTTCCGCTGCCCATCGGCAACGGCGAACAGCGGCTCAACGCCCAGCCGGTGGTCAAGGCCGGCGGCGGACTGCTGGTGGACGACGCGGAACTGACGCCCGAGTGGCTCCAGCAGAACGTCCTGCCGGTGCTCGCCGATCCGCACCGGCTGTACGAGATGTCCCGCGCCGCCGCCGAGTTCGGCCGCCGGGACGCCGACGACCTGCTCGTCGGCATGGTGTACGAGGCGATCGCCGCCCGTGCCCACCGATAG
- the ftsW gene encoding putative lipid II flippase FtsW codes for MPGSPQSRTGRPPVQRAVKRPVAPGPQHENPVLRLYLRLRRAWDRPLTAYYLICGGSALITVLGLVMVYSASQVTALQLSLPGSYFFRKQALAALIGAGLLVAAMRMPVKLHRALAYPILAGAVFLMILVQVPGIGVAVNGNQNWIALGGSFQIQPSEFGKLALVLWGADLLARKQDKRLLTQWKHMLVPLAPAAFMLLGLIMIGGDMGTAIILTAILFGLLWLAGAPTRLFAGVLSIAALLGFILIKTSPNRMARLNCLGATDPGPGDSCWQAVHGIYALASGGLFGSGLGASVEKWGQLPEAHTDFIFAVTGEELGLAGTLSVLALFAALGYAGIRVAGRTEDPFVRYAAGGVTTWITAQAVINIGAVLGLLPIAGVPLPLFSYGGSALLPTMFAIGLLIAFARDEPGARAALALRQPRFGRKRGARGPGTKRSPRSWNTMRRRASAARSSGER; via the coding sequence ATGCCCGGTAGTCCCCAGAGCCGTACCGGACGTCCGCCCGTACAGCGGGCCGTCAAGCGACCCGTGGCACCGGGGCCGCAGCACGAGAACCCGGTGCTCCGCCTGTACCTGCGCCTGCGCCGCGCCTGGGACCGGCCGCTGACCGCGTACTACCTGATCTGCGGCGGCAGCGCGCTGATCACCGTGCTCGGGCTGGTGATGGTCTACTCGGCCTCCCAGGTCACCGCGCTCCAGCTGTCGCTGCCCGGCTCCTACTTCTTCCGCAAGCAGGCCCTGGCAGCCCTGATCGGCGCCGGACTGCTGGTGGCCGCCATGCGGATGCCGGTGAAGCTGCACCGCGCGCTGGCCTACCCGATCCTCGCCGGTGCCGTCTTCCTGATGATCCTGGTGCAGGTGCCGGGGATAGGAGTCGCGGTCAACGGCAACCAGAACTGGATCGCCCTCGGCGGCTCCTTCCAGATCCAGCCCAGCGAGTTCGGCAAGCTGGCCCTGGTGCTCTGGGGCGCGGACCTGCTGGCCCGCAAGCAGGACAAGAGGCTGCTGACCCAGTGGAAGCACATGCTGGTGCCGCTGGCCCCGGCCGCGTTCATGCTGCTCGGGCTGATCATGATCGGCGGCGACATGGGCACGGCGATCATCCTGACGGCGATCCTGTTCGGGCTGCTCTGGCTGGCGGGCGCGCCGACCCGGCTCTTCGCCGGCGTGCTGTCCATCGCCGCGCTGCTCGGCTTCATCCTCATCAAGACCAGCCCCAACCGCATGGCCCGGCTCAACTGCCTCGGTGCCACCGACCCGGGCCCCGGCGACTCCTGCTGGCAGGCCGTGCACGGCATCTACGCCCTCGCCTCGGGCGGGCTGTTCGGCTCCGGGCTCGGTGCCAGTGTGGAGAAATGGGGTCAACTCCCCGAGGCCCACACCGACTTCATCTTCGCCGTCACCGGTGAGGAACTGGGCCTGGCGGGGACGCTGTCGGTGCTCGCCCTCTTCGCGGCTCTAGGCTATGCGGGTATCCGCGTGGCCGGACGCACGGAGGACCCGTTCGTGAGGTATGCCGCGGGAGGCGTGACCACCTGGATCACGGCCCAGGCCGTGATCAACATCGGTGCGGTCCTCGGGCTGCTGCCGATCGCCGGTGTCCCGCTCCCGCTGTTCTCCTACGGCGGTTCCGCCCTGTTGCCGACCATGTTCGCCATCGGACTGCTGATCGCCTTCGCGCGTGACGAACCCGGTGCGCGGGCGGCGCTTGCGTTGCGGCAACCTCGCTTTGGTAGAAAGCGGGGAGCCAGGGGTCCCGGAACCAAGCGGAGCCCCCGGAGTTGGAACACGATGAGACGGCGTGCCTCGGCGGCGCGTTCGTCCGGAGAGCGGTGA
- the murD gene encoding UDP-N-acetylmuramoyl-L-alanine--D-glutamate ligase yields MPFDFQGKHVTVAGLGVSGVPAAKVLHGLGARVTVVNDGDDERARAQAADLEALGVTVRLGDGATLPEGTELIVTAPGWKPDKPLFTAAHEAGVPVWGDVELAWRLRRPEAAPWLAVTGTNGKTTTVQMLASILKAAGLRTAAVGNIGVSLLDAVTGDEEYDVLAVELSSYQLHWAPSLRAHSAVVLNLAPDHLDWHGSMEAYAADKGRIYEGNQVACVYNVDATDKPSTEDLVREADVEEGCRAIGFTLGSPAPSQLGVVDGILVDRAFVEDRQKNAQELAEVSDVNPPAPHNIANALAAAGLARAFGVSAAAVRDGLRAFTPDAHRIAHVADVDGVAYVDDSKATNTHAAEASLAAYESIVWIAGGLAKGATFDELVTGAAKRLRGAVLIGADRALIREALARHAPEVPVVDLDRTDTGAMLQAVQEAQRLARPGDTVLLAPACASMDMFTNYNKRGDAFAEAVRELGA; encoded by the coding sequence GTGCCTTTCGACTTCCAGGGCAAGCACGTCACCGTCGCCGGGCTCGGCGTCTCCGGCGTCCCGGCCGCCAAGGTCCTGCACGGGCTCGGCGCGCGCGTCACCGTCGTCAACGACGGCGACGACGAGCGCGCGCGGGCGCAGGCGGCGGACCTGGAGGCGCTGGGCGTCACCGTGCGCCTCGGCGACGGAGCGACCCTGCCCGAGGGCACCGAGCTGATCGTCACCGCGCCCGGCTGGAAGCCGGACAAGCCGCTGTTCACCGCGGCCCACGAGGCCGGCGTCCCCGTCTGGGGCGACGTCGAACTGGCCTGGCGCCTGCGCCGCCCCGAAGCCGCCCCCTGGCTCGCGGTCACCGGCACCAACGGCAAGACCACCACCGTCCAGATGCTGGCGTCGATCCTGAAGGCGGCCGGCCTGCGCACCGCCGCCGTCGGCAACATCGGCGTCTCACTGCTGGACGCGGTCACGGGCGACGAGGAGTACGACGTCCTTGCCGTGGAGCTGTCCAGCTACCAGCTCCACTGGGCGCCCTCCCTGCGCGCCCACTCGGCCGTCGTGCTCAACCTCGCCCCCGACCACCTCGACTGGCACGGCTCCATGGAGGCCTACGCCGCCGACAAGGGCCGGATCTACGAGGGCAATCAGGTCGCCTGCGTGTACAACGTGGACGCCACCGACAAGCCGTCCACCGAGGACCTGGTCCGTGAGGCCGACGTCGAGGAGGGCTGCCGGGCCATCGGCTTCACCCTCGGCTCCCCGGCCCCCTCCCAACTCGGCGTCGTGGACGGCATCCTGGTGGACCGCGCCTTCGTCGAGGACCGGCAGAAGAACGCCCAGGAACTGGCCGAGGTCTCGGACGTCAACCCGCCGGCCCCGCACAACATCGCCAACGCCCTGGCCGCCGCGGGCCTCGCCCGCGCCTTCGGCGTCTCCGCCGCGGCCGTGCGGGACGGGCTGCGGGCCTTCACGCCCGACGCCCACCGCATCGCGCACGTCGCCGACGTCGACGGGGTGGCGTACGTGGACGACTCCAAGGCCACCAACACCCACGCCGCCGAGGCGTCCTTGGCGGCGTACGAGTCGATCGTCTGGATCGCCGGCGGGCTGGCCAAGGGCGCGACCTTCGACGAACTGGTCACGGGCGCGGCCAAGCGGCTGCGCGGGGCGGTCCTCATCGGCGCCGACCGCGCCCTGATCCGCGAAGCCCTGGCGCGACACGCCCCCGAAGTACCCGTGGTCGACCTCGACCGGACCGACACTGGGGCGATGCTCCAGGCCGTCCAGGAAGCCCAGCGACTCGCCCGGCCCGGCGACACGGTCCTGCTGGCCCCGGCCTGTGCCTCCATGGACATGTTCACCAACTACAACAAACGCGGCGACGCGTTCGCGGAGGCCGTTCGCGAACTCGGCGCCTGA
- the mraY gene encoding phospho-N-acetylmuramoyl-pentapeptide-transferase, with protein MKQILFAGVIGLFLTLVGTPLLIKLLARKGYGQYIRDDGPREHASKRGTPTMGGIAFIFATVAAYFLAKVITSYLDPDTDAGPTFSGLLVLGLMVGMGLVGFLDDYIKIVKRRSLGLRAKAKMAGQLIVGIGFAVLSLQFADNRGNTPASTKLSFITDFGWSIGPVLFVIWALFMILAMSNGVNLTDGLDGLATGASVLVFGAYTFIGVWQFQESCANALTLTNPGACYEVRDPLDLAVVASALMGACLGFLWWNTSPAKIFMGDTGSLALGGVLAGLAICSRTELLMAILGGLFVLITMSVVIQVGSFRLTGKRVFRMAPLQHHFELKGWSEVLVVVRFWIIQGICVIVGLGLFYAGWAADK; from the coding sequence ATGAAGCAGATCCTGTTCGCGGGCGTCATTGGCCTCTTCCTGACGCTGGTCGGCACCCCGCTGCTGATCAAGCTCCTGGCCCGCAAGGGCTACGGCCAGTACATCCGCGACGACGGACCGCGCGAGCACGCCAGCAAGCGCGGTACGCCGACGATGGGCGGTATCGCCTTCATCTTCGCCACGGTCGCCGCCTACTTCCTGGCCAAGGTGATCACCAGCTACCTGGACCCCGACACCGACGCGGGGCCGACCTTCTCGGGCCTGCTGGTGCTCGGCCTGATGGTGGGCATGGGCCTGGTCGGCTTCCTCGACGACTACATCAAGATCGTCAAAAGGCGGTCGCTGGGCCTGCGGGCCAAGGCGAAGATGGCCGGCCAGCTGATCGTCGGCATCGGCTTCGCGGTGCTCTCGCTGCAGTTCGCGGACAACCGCGGCAACACCCCGGCCTCGACCAAGCTGTCGTTCATCACCGACTTCGGCTGGTCGATCGGCCCGGTGCTGTTCGTCATCTGGGCGCTGTTCATGATCCTCGCGATGTCGAACGGCGTGAACCTGACCGACGGCCTGGACGGACTGGCCACCGGCGCCTCCGTCCTGGTCTTCGGTGCCTACACTTTCATCGGCGTCTGGCAGTTCCAGGAGTCGTGCGCCAACGCGCTGACCCTGACCAACCCGGGCGCCTGCTACGAGGTGAGAGACCCCCTCGACCTCGCCGTGGTCGCGTCCGCGCTGATGGGCGCCTGCCTCGGCTTCCTGTGGTGGAACACCTCGCCGGCCAAGATCTTCATGGGCGACACCGGTTCGCTCGCACTCGGCGGTGTGCTCGCGGGTCTGGCGATCTGCTCGCGCACCGAGCTGCTGATGGCCATCCTCGGCGGCCTGTTCGTCCTGATCACCATGTCGGTGGTCATCCAGGTCGGCTCCTTCCGCCTGACCGGCAAGCGGGTCTTCCGGATGGCGCCACTCCAGCACCACTTCGAACTCAAAGGCTGGTCCGAGGTCCTTGTCGTGGTCCGCTTCTGGATCATCCAGGGCATCTGCGTGATCGTCGGACTGGGCCTCTTCTACGCGGGATGGGCAGCGGACAAGTGA
- a CDS encoding UDP-N-acetylmuramoyl-tripeptide--D-alanyl-D-alanine ligase, with the protein MITLSLAEIAEVVGGRMHDIPDASAQVTGPVVRDSREAGPGSLFVAFVGERVDGHDFAAAVVEAGAVAVLGSRPVGVPAIVVDDVQAALGALARHVVRRLGTTLVALTGSAGKTSTKDLIAQVLRRKAPTVFTPGSLNNEIGLPLTALTATEETRFLVLEMGARGIGHIRYLCELTPPKVGLVLNVGSAHIGEFGGREQIAQAKGELVEALPPAEEGGTAILNADDPLVRAMASRTKAKVILFGESDEADVRAENVRLTDTGQPSFRLHTPSGASDVTMRLYGEHHVSNALAAAAVAHELGMSADEIATALSEADSLSRWRMEVTERPDGVTVVNDAYNANPESMKAALRALVAIGKGRRTWAVLGKMAELGDEALAEHDAVGRLAVRLNVSKLVAVGGREAQWLQLGAYNEGSWGEESVHVSDAQAAVDLLRSELRPGDVVLVKASRSVGLESVASALLETGAEGEVAAR; encoded by the coding sequence GTGATCACCCTCTCTCTCGCCGAGATCGCAGAAGTCGTCGGCGGGCGGATGCATGACATACCGGACGCGTCCGCGCAGGTCACCGGCCCCGTCGTCCGGGACTCCCGGGAAGCGGGGCCGGGCAGCCTCTTCGTCGCCTTCGTCGGCGAACGGGTGGACGGCCACGACTTCGCCGCCGCGGTCGTCGAGGCGGGGGCGGTGGCCGTGCTCGGCTCCCGCCCCGTCGGCGTGCCCGCGATCGTCGTGGACGACGTCCAGGCCGCCCTCGGCGCCCTCGCCCGGCACGTCGTACGCCGCCTCGGCACCACGCTCGTCGCCCTCACCGGGTCCGCCGGCAAGACCAGCACCAAGGACCTCATCGCCCAGGTGCTGCGCCGCAAGGCGCCCACGGTCTTCACGCCCGGCTCCCTCAACAACGAGATCGGGCTGCCGCTCACCGCGCTCACCGCCACCGAGGAGACCAGGTTCCTCGTCCTGGAGATGGGCGCCCGCGGCATCGGCCACATCCGGTACCTCTGCGAGCTGACCCCGCCGAAGGTCGGCCTCGTCCTCAACGTCGGCTCCGCGCACATCGGCGAGTTCGGCGGCCGGGAGCAGATCGCCCAGGCCAAGGGCGAACTCGTCGAGGCGCTGCCGCCGGCCGAGGAGGGCGGTACCGCGATCCTCAACGCGGACGACCCCCTCGTACGGGCCATGGCCTCCCGAACGAAGGCGAAGGTGATCCTTTTCGGAGAGTCCGACGAAGCGGACGTTCGCGCCGAGAACGTGCGACTCACGGACACCGGCCAGCCTTCGTTCAGGCTTCACACACCCTCCGGTGCAAGCGATGTGACCATGCGCCTGTACGGTGAGCACCACGTGTCGAACGCGCTCGCCGCGGCCGCCGTCGCCCACGAGTTGGGCATGTCCGCAGACGAGATCGCCACCGCGCTCTCCGAAGCGGACTCCCTCTCCCGCTGGCGGATGGAGGTCACCGAGCGCCCGGACGGCGTGACGGTCGTCAACGACGCCTACAACGCGAACCCCGAGTCCATGAAAGCCGCGCTGCGCGCGCTGGTGGCCATCGGCAAGGGGCGCCGTACGTGGGCGGTGCTCGGCAAGATGGCCGAGCTCGGGGACGAGGCGCTCGCCGAGCACGACGCGGTCGGGCGGCTCGCCGTCCGGCTCAACGTCAGCAAGCTCGTCGCGGTCGGGGGCAGGGAAGCCCAATGGCTGCAACTGGGCGCATATAACGAGGGTTCGTGGGGTGAGGAGTCGGTGCACGTGTCCGACGCACAGGCGGCGGTCGACCTGTTGCGCAGCGAGTTGCGCCCGGGGGACGTCGTGCTCGTGAAGGCGTCCCGTTCGGTGGGTCTGGAGAGTGTCGCCTCGGCGCTGCTCGAGACCGGCGCCGAGGGTGAGGTTGCCGCCCGATGA
- a CDS encoding UDP-N-acetylmuramoyl-L-alanyl-D-glutamate--2,6-diaminopimelate ligase, which translates to MTYPGPPRPVRISATPLAELADQLGVAAPDSTAGVTGITHDSRAVRPGDLYAALPGARLHGADFATQAEGLGAVAVLTDPSGAERVAAAGLPALVVDDPRARMGELAATIYGHPGRDLLQIGITGTSGKTTTAYLVEGGLRTAKSTGLIGTVEMRIGDERIKSERTTPEATDLQALFAVMRERGTEAVAMEVSSHALVLGRVDACVFDIAVFTNLSPEHMEFHSGMEDYFQAKAQLFTPERSKLGVVNVDDEYGRRLANEATVPVVTYSAEGHPDADWRADEVEVGPLDSTFTVLGPKGERVTAKSPLAGPFNVANTLAAIVALAAAGLEPQTAADGVAAVPGVPGRLERVDEGQPYFAVVDYAHKTDAVESVLRALRKVTGGKLHAVLGCGGDRDTTKREPMGAAVARFADTAVLTSDNPRSEDPLAILATMLQGAASVPAHERGEVQVFEDRAAAIAAAVARAEPGDTVLVAGKGHEQGQDIAGVVRPFDDRQVLREAIKKTQG; encoded by the coding sequence GTGACATACCCGGGACCGCCCCGGCCGGTGCGGATCTCCGCCACACCCCTCGCGGAACTCGCCGATCAGCTGGGTGTCGCCGCGCCGGACAGCACCGCCGGAGTCACGGGCATCACCCACGACTCCCGCGCCGTCCGCCCCGGTGACCTGTACGCCGCCCTGCCCGGTGCCCGCCTGCACGGCGCCGACTTCGCCACCCAGGCCGAGGGCCTCGGCGCCGTCGCCGTGCTGACCGACCCGTCCGGCGCCGAGCGCGTCGCCGCCGCCGGCCTGCCGGCGCTCGTCGTCGACGACCCGCGGGCGCGGATGGGGGAGCTGGCGGCCACGATCTACGGCCACCCCGGCCGCGACCTGCTCCAGATCGGCATCACCGGCACCTCCGGCAAGACCACCACCGCCTACCTCGTCGAGGGCGGTCTGCGCACGGCGAAGTCCACCGGGCTCATCGGCACGGTCGAGATGCGCATCGGCGACGAGCGCATCAAGTCCGAGCGCACCACGCCCGAGGCCACCGACCTCCAGGCCCTGTTCGCGGTGATGCGCGAGCGCGGCACCGAGGCGGTCGCCATGGAGGTCTCCAGTCACGCCCTGGTGCTCGGCCGCGTGGACGCCTGCGTCTTCGACATCGCGGTGTTCACCAACCTCAGCCCGGAGCACATGGAGTTCCACTCCGGCATGGAGGACTACTTCCAGGCCAAGGCGCAGCTGTTCACGCCGGAACGCAGCAAGCTCGGCGTGGTCAACGTGGACGACGAGTACGGGCGCCGCCTCGCGAACGAGGCCACCGTCCCGGTCGTCACCTACTCCGCCGAGGGCCACCCCGACGCGGACTGGCGCGCCGACGAGGTCGAGGTCGGCCCGCTGGACTCCACGTTCACCGTGCTCGGGCCCAAGGGTGAGCGCGTCACCGCCAAGTCGCCGCTGGCCGGACCGTTCAACGTGGCGAACACCCTCGCCGCGATCGTCGCCCTCGCCGCCGCGGGCCTGGAGCCGCAGACCGCCGCCGACGGCGTCGCCGCGGTGCCGGGCGTGCCGGGCCGCCTGGAGCGCGTGGACGAGGGCCAGCCGTACTTCGCGGTGGTCGACTACGCCCACAAGACCGACGCCGTCGAGTCGGTCCTGCGCGCCTTGCGCAAGGTGACCGGGGGCAAGCTGCACGCCGTGCTCGGCTGCGGCGGCGACCGGGACACCACCAAGCGCGAGCCGATGGGCGCCGCCGTGGCCCGGTTCGCCGACACGGCCGTACTGACCTCCGACAACCCCCGCTCCGAGGACCCCCTCGCGATCCTCGCCACCATGCTCCAGGGCGCGGCCTCCGTGCCCGCCCACGAGCGCGGCGAGGTGCAGGTCTTCGAGGACCGGGCCGCCGCGATCGCCGCCGCCGTCGCCAGGGCCGAGCCCGGCGACACGGTGCTGGTGGCGGGGAAGGGCCACGAGCAGGGCCAGGACATCGCCGGGGTGGTCCGTCCCTTCGACGACCGCCAGGTGCTGCGCGAAGCCATCAAGAAGACCCAGGGATGA
- a CDS encoding peptidoglycan D,D-transpeptidase FtsI family protein → MTEVSDREPPRRRVPGPARPVRPGGRRQPGPGARPARRPGPPRPAAPRTIRLGSPRPRLRMIGLALTLVLAAFVVRLLQVQAVDAGTYSAKAEQNRYVVHTLPAERGGITDRNGVALATTVDSYDITADPTLFTREELKVDDGPEQAAALLAPILGQEQEDLVERLRPENKELRYVRLARRQTPQVWNQIKDLKSALTTKAETDESVVNVLAGVLADPSSKRVYPGGDLAAGVLGWVGADGKGGGGLERQLDKTLAGEDGKIRYAQSGGRKVPTAGSTETPAVPGSDVELTIDRDIQWAAQDAISEQVEKSKADGGYVIVQDTATGEILAMANSPAFDPGDLAHADPNALGNAALQDAFEPGSTAKVMSMAAVLEEEAATPGTHITVPNRLKRGDRLFKDDIDHPTWYLTLNGVLAKSSNIGTIMATGELGKTQAEANKVLYSYLRRFGLGGYTGLGFPGETKGILAPPGQWSTSQQYTIPFGQGVSLNALQAASVYSTIANGGVRVEPTLVRGTKDADGRFAPSPEPDKRRVISEKTAKTLSQMLESVVDDEEGTGTKARIPGYRVAGKTGTANRVDPDTGQYRGYTSSFAGFAPSDKPRVTVYCAIQNATEGSYFGGQICGPIYKQVMEFALKTLQVPPTGAAPARLPVTFKP, encoded by the coding sequence GTGACGGAAGTGTCCGACAGGGAACCGCCGCGCCGCCGTGTGCCCGGACCCGCGAGGCCCGTCCGTCCCGGCGGACGGCGGCAGCCCGGTCCCGGCGCCCGGCCCGCCCGCCGCCCCGGCCCGCCCCGGCCCGCCGCGCCCCGCACCATCCGGCTGGGCAGCCCCCGGCCGCGGCTCAGGATGATCGGCCTCGCGCTGACCCTCGTGCTGGCCGCCTTCGTCGTACGGCTCCTCCAGGTGCAGGCCGTCGACGCCGGCACCTACTCCGCCAAGGCCGAGCAGAACCGCTACGTGGTCCACACCCTGCCCGCCGAGCGCGGCGGCATCACCGACCGCAACGGCGTCGCCCTCGCGACGACCGTGGACTCCTACGACATCACCGCCGACCCCACGTTGTTCACCCGCGAGGAGCTGAAGGTCGACGACGGGCCCGAGCAGGCGGCGGCGCTCCTGGCGCCCATCCTCGGCCAGGAGCAGGAGGACCTGGTCGAGCGGCTGCGCCCCGAGAACAAGGAACTGCGCTACGTCCGCCTCGCCCGGCGGCAGACCCCGCAGGTCTGGAACCAGATCAAGGACCTGAAGTCCGCGCTCACCACGAAGGCGGAGACGGACGAGTCCGTGGTCAACGTCCTCGCGGGCGTCCTCGCCGACCCCAGCAGCAAGCGCGTCTACCCGGGCGGCGACCTGGCCGCCGGCGTCCTGGGCTGGGTCGGCGCCGACGGCAAGGGCGGCGGGGGCCTGGAGCGGCAGCTGGACAAGACGCTGGCGGGCGAGGACGGCAAGATCCGCTACGCGCAGTCCGGCGGCCGCAAGGTCCCGACCGCCGGCTCCACCGAGACACCGGCCGTGCCCGGCAGCGACGTCGAGCTGACCATCGACCGCGACATCCAGTGGGCCGCGCAGGACGCCATCAGCGAGCAGGTGGAGAAGTCCAAGGCGGACGGCGGCTACGTCATCGTCCAGGACACCGCCACCGGCGAGATCCTCGCCATGGCCAACTCGCCGGCCTTCGACCCGGGCGACCTCGCCCACGCCGACCCGAACGCGCTGGGCAACGCCGCCCTCCAGGACGCCTTCGAACCCGGCTCCACCGCCAAGGTGATGTCGATGGCGGCCGTACTGGAGGAGGAGGCCGCCACCCCGGGCACCCACATCACCGTCCCCAACCGCCTCAAGCGCGGCGACCGGCTCTTCAAGGACGACATCGACCACCCGACCTGGTACCTCACGCTCAACGGCGTGCTCGCCAAGTCCAGCAACATCGGCACCATCATGGCCACCGGCGAGCTGGGCAAGACCCAGGCCGAGGCCAACAAGGTGCTCTACTCCTACCTGCGCAGGTTCGGCCTGGGCGGCTACACCGGCCTCGGCTTCCCCGGCGAGACCAAGGGCATCCTGGCGCCGCCCGGCCAGTGGTCGACCTCGCAGCAGTACACGATCCCTTTCGGCCAGGGCGTCTCCCTGAACGCGCTCCAGGCGGCCTCCGTGTACTCGACCATCGCCAACGGCGGCGTCCGCGTCGAGCCCACGCTCGTACGCGGCACCAAGGACGCCGACGGACGCTTCGCACCGTCCCCGGAGCCCGACAAGCGCCGTGTGATCAGCGAGAAGACCGCGAAGACCCTCTCGCAGATGCTGGAGTCCGTCGTCGACGACGAGGAGGGCACCGGCACCAAGGCCCGCATCCCCGGCTACCGCGTGGCGGGCAAGACCGGAACGGCCAACCGAGTGGATCCGGACACCGGCCAGTACCGGGGCTACACCTCGTCGTTCGCCGGGTTCGCACCCTCCGACAAACCCCGCGTCACCGTCTACTGCGCCATCCAGAACGCCACCGAGGGCAGCTACTTCGGCGGCCAGATCTGCGGACCCATCTACAAGCAGGTCATGGAGTTCGCCCTGAAGACCCTTCAGGTCCCCCCGACCGGGGCCGCCCCCGCGAGACTCCCGGTCACCTTCAAGCCCTGA